In Gossypium raimondii isolate GPD5lz chromosome 12, ASM2569854v1, whole genome shotgun sequence, a single window of DNA contains:
- the LOC105764252 gene encoding zinc finger CCCH domain-containing protein 15 isoform X3, whose translation MQNDNFATVYGDLAAKQSKDHQSDGVFSSSTTSSSTSAASVFALYHPRILMQQHQDMINRHNLCLTRLREAAKEAEALRQENTSLRSANRDLNKQLSALIQASVQNHFSSSDYNTTPFELVNALRGLCLGSGGGGEVDVSDESPTSVMEGGAVDVERVMLPKSISVRSNGYLKMMNQAGASHRGKTRGPTRTGNTSQLSGAKVYVQGGKKEEEPLELEVYNQGMFKTELCNKWQETGACPYGDHCQFAHGIEELRPVIRHPRYKTEVCRMVLAGDVCPYGHRCHFRHALTEQEKFMDHLKPRNR comes from the exons ATGCAAAACGACAATTTTGCAACCGTCTATGGCGACCTCGCAGCCAAGCAATCGAAAGATCACCAGAGCGACGGAGTTTTCTCTTCCTCCACCACCTCGTCCTCCACTTCCGCCGCTTCTGTCTTCGCTCTTTACCATCCTCGCATCCTCATGCAACAACATCAAGATATGATCAACCGCCACAACCTCTGCCTCACTCGCCTCCGTGAAGCTGCAAAGGAAGCCGAGGCCCTCCGCCAAGAGAATACCTCCCTTCGATCTGCCAACCGAGACCTCAACAAGCAACTCAGCGCACTGATCCAAGCCTCTGTGCAGAACCACTTTTCATCATCTGATTACAATACCACGCCGTTTGAGTTGGTGAACGCGTTGCGAGGACTTTGTCTCGGTAGTGGCGGTGGAGGAGAGGTAGATGTTTCTGATGAGAGTCCGACGAGTGTGATGGAAGGTGGTGCGGTGGACGTGGAGCGGGTCATGTTACCTAAGAGCATATCTGTTAGGTCTAATGGATATCTGAAGATGATGAATCAAGCTGGAGCGAGTCATCGTGGTAAAACTCGTGGACCAACTCGGACTGGAAATACCTCTCAACTCAGTGGAGCG AAGGTGTACGTTCAGGGCGGAAAGAAGGAGGAAGAGCCGCTTGAATTGGAAGTGTACAACCAAGGCATGTTCAAAACTGAACTCTGTAACAAATGGCAAGAGACTGGTGCCTGTCCTTATGGCGATCACTGCCAATTTGCTCACGGCATTGAAGAGCTCCGCCCTGTAATCCGCCACCCTCGCTACAAGACTGAGGTTTGCAGGATGGTTCTTGCTGGTGATGTCTGTCCCTATGGGCATCGATGCCATTTTCGCCATGCACTTACTGAACAGGAGAAGTTCATGGACCACCTCAAGCCCAGGAACAGGTAA
- the LOC105764252 gene encoding zinc finger CCCH domain-containing protein 15 isoform X1, which produces MQNDNFATVYGDLAAKQSKDHQSDGVFSSSTTSSSTSAASVFALYHPRILMQQHQDMINRHNLCLTRLREAAKEAEALRQENTSLRSANRDLNKQLSALIQASVQNHFSSSDYNTTPFELVNALRGLCLGSGGGGEVDVSDESPTSVMEGGAVDVERVMLPKSISVRSNGYLKMMNQAGASHRGKTRGPTRTGNTSQLSGAVNVQQKVYVQGGKKEEEPLELEVYNQGMFKTELCNKWQETGACPYGDHCQFAHGIEELRPVIRHPRYKTEVCRMVLAGDVCPYGHRCHFRHALTEQEKFMDHLKPRNR; this is translated from the exons ATGCAAAACGACAATTTTGCAACCGTCTATGGCGACCTCGCAGCCAAGCAATCGAAAGATCACCAGAGCGACGGAGTTTTCTCTTCCTCCACCACCTCGTCCTCCACTTCCGCCGCTTCTGTCTTCGCTCTTTACCATCCTCGCATCCTCATGCAACAACATCAAGATATGATCAACCGCCACAACCTCTGCCTCACTCGCCTCCGTGAAGCTGCAAAGGAAGCCGAGGCCCTCCGCCAAGAGAATACCTCCCTTCGATCTGCCAACCGAGACCTCAACAAGCAACTCAGCGCACTGATCCAAGCCTCTGTGCAGAACCACTTTTCATCATCTGATTACAATACCACGCCGTTTGAGTTGGTGAACGCGTTGCGAGGACTTTGTCTCGGTAGTGGCGGTGGAGGAGAGGTAGATGTTTCTGATGAGAGTCCGACGAGTGTGATGGAAGGTGGTGCGGTGGACGTGGAGCGGGTCATGTTACCTAAGAGCATATCTGTTAGGTCTAATGGATATCTGAAGATGATGAATCAAGCTGGAGCGAGTCATCGTGGTAAAACTCGTGGACCAACTCGGACTGGAAATACCTCTCAACTCAGTGGAGCG GTGAATGTGCAGCAGAAGGTGTACGTTCAGGGCGGAAAGAAGGAGGAAGAGCCGCTTGAATTGGAAGTGTACAACCAAGGCATGTTCAAAACTGAACTCTGTAACAAATGGCAAGAGACTGGTGCCTGTCCTTATGGCGATCACTGCCAATTTGCTCACGGCATTGAAGAGCTCCGCCCTGTAATCCGCCACCCTCGCTACAAGACTGAGGTTTGCAGGATGGTTCTTGCTGGTGATGTCTGTCCCTATGGGCATCGATGCCATTTTCGCCATGCACTTACTGAACAGGAGAAGTTCATGGACCACCTCAAGCCCAGGAACAGGTAA
- the LOC105764252 gene encoding zinc finger CCCH domain-containing protein 15 isoform X2, whose translation MQNDNFATVYGDLAAKQSKDHQSDGVFSSSTTSSSTSAASVFALYHPRILMQQHQDMINRHNLCLTRLREAAKEAEALRQENTSLRSANRDLNKQLSALIQASVQNHFSSSDYNTTPFELVNALRGLCLGSGGGGEVDVSDESPTSVMEGGAVDVERVMLPKSISVRSNGYLKMMNQAGASHRGKTRGPTRTGNTSQLSGAQKVYVQGGKKEEEPLELEVYNQGMFKTELCNKWQETGACPYGDHCQFAHGIEELRPVIRHPRYKTEVCRMVLAGDVCPYGHRCHFRHALTEQEKFMDHLKPRNR comes from the exons ATGCAAAACGACAATTTTGCAACCGTCTATGGCGACCTCGCAGCCAAGCAATCGAAAGATCACCAGAGCGACGGAGTTTTCTCTTCCTCCACCACCTCGTCCTCCACTTCCGCCGCTTCTGTCTTCGCTCTTTACCATCCTCGCATCCTCATGCAACAACATCAAGATATGATCAACCGCCACAACCTCTGCCTCACTCGCCTCCGTGAAGCTGCAAAGGAAGCCGAGGCCCTCCGCCAAGAGAATACCTCCCTTCGATCTGCCAACCGAGACCTCAACAAGCAACTCAGCGCACTGATCCAAGCCTCTGTGCAGAACCACTTTTCATCATCTGATTACAATACCACGCCGTTTGAGTTGGTGAACGCGTTGCGAGGACTTTGTCTCGGTAGTGGCGGTGGAGGAGAGGTAGATGTTTCTGATGAGAGTCCGACGAGTGTGATGGAAGGTGGTGCGGTGGACGTGGAGCGGGTCATGTTACCTAAGAGCATATCTGTTAGGTCTAATGGATATCTGAAGATGATGAATCAAGCTGGAGCGAGTCATCGTGGTAAAACTCGTGGACCAACTCGGACTGGAAATACCTCTCAACTCAGTGGAGCG CAGAAGGTGTACGTTCAGGGCGGAAAGAAGGAGGAAGAGCCGCTTGAATTGGAAGTGTACAACCAAGGCATGTTCAAAACTGAACTCTGTAACAAATGGCAAGAGACTGGTGCCTGTCCTTATGGCGATCACTGCCAATTTGCTCACGGCATTGAAGAGCTCCGCCCTGTAATCCGCCACCCTCGCTACAAGACTGAGGTTTGCAGGATGGTTCTTGCTGGTGATGTCTGTCCCTATGGGCATCGATGCCATTTTCGCCATGCACTTACTGAACAGGAGAAGTTCATGGACCACCTCAAGCCCAGGAACAGGTAA